A genomic window from Alkalihalobacillus sp. AL-G includes:
- the moaD gene encoding molybdopterin converting factor subunit 1, whose protein sequence is MIKVLLFAGLQEKAGKGQVTVNKESLTVTELIEEIRLNEPELELSNVMVAVNEEFVNQPEQIVKKGDTVALLPPVSGG, encoded by the coding sequence ATGATTAAGGTTTTACTTTTTGCTGGTTTACAGGAGAAAGCAGGCAAGGGACAAGTGACGGTCAATAAAGAATCATTGACTGTAACCGAACTAATTGAAGAAATTCGGTTAAATGAACCTGAACTTGAGCTTTCAAACGTAATGGTGGCGGTTAATGAAGAATTCGTGAATCAACCAGAGCAAATCGTGAAAAAAGGTGACACCGTCGCATTATTACCACCTGTCAGCGGTGGTTAA
- a CDS encoding alpha/beta hydrolase, translated as MSKVSYRMFEINNEKGIIHLPEQPNGFAVLIIGDVNHYVTESTSLWIQHPERFMFIDDLTHLGYTVFYSNLYGRNWGNSRSLELLHRVYHSIIKRELVNPSIHLFAEGMGALTALRWMERYKEITRSVAFLNPCFSLKVHSEAVKEQKLFYKQFHREISRAYALNEEEVNRLLSTDQGFKQYQSTIPAKIWHYTQGTPYSFQSHSRAYEHYREQLGAPISLTLQLPGRKADLASKVNSFYHLYEREL; from the coding sequence ATGAGTAAAGTATCCTACCGTATGTTTGAAATTAATAATGAAAAGGGGATCATCCATCTTCCCGAGCAACCAAACGGATTTGCGGTTCTTATTATCGGTGATGTCAATCATTATGTTACCGAGAGTACAAGTTTATGGATACAGCACCCAGAACGCTTTATGTTTATTGATGATTTGACTCATTTAGGATATACAGTGTTTTATTCCAATCTGTATGGACGAAACTGGGGAAATTCGAGGAGTCTTGAATTATTGCATCGGGTGTACCACTCTATTATAAAAAGAGAATTGGTTAATCCATCTATACATCTATTTGCAGAAGGGATGGGTGCACTGACAGCACTTCGATGGATGGAGAGGTATAAGGAGATAACCAGATCCGTCGCCTTTTTAAACCCATGCTTCAGTTTGAAGGTTCATTCTGAAGCGGTTAAAGAACAAAAGCTATTCTATAAACAATTTCATAGGGAAATAAGTCGAGCCTACGCGTTAAATGAAGAAGAGGTCAATCGCCTATTAAGTACAGATCAGGGCTTCAAGCAATATCAATCCACCATACCCGCAAAGATTTGGCACTATACACAAGGTACGCCATATTCATTCCAATCACACAGCAGAGCGTATGAACATTATCGGGAACAACTAGGAGCACCGATTTCATTAACGCTTCAGCTTCCTGGTCGAAAGGCGGATCTTGCGTCTAAAGTCAACTCATTTTATCACCTATATGAACGGGAATTGTAA
- a CDS encoding YvrJ family protein: protein MEQWVSVMSEIGFPVVVTLYLLHRIEAKLEALNQSIQSLPNQLKS from the coding sequence ATGGAGCAATGGGTGAGTGTGATGAGCGAGATCGGCTTTCCGGTTGTCGTTACATTGTATCTGCTTCACAGGATTGAGGCCAAGCTCGAGGCGTTGAACCAATCCATTCAAAGTCTTCCTAATCAATTGAAAAGCTGA
- a CDS encoding metal-sulfur cluster assembly factor — protein MDQELKDKYMEALEEVEDPELGIDIVNLGLIYDTELEDGVLKVTMTLTAMGCPLAGTIANDVRNALIDFDEVKDVDVNIVWNPPWTKDKMSRYAKIALGIQ, from the coding sequence ATGGATCAAGAACTGAAGGATAAGTATATGGAAGCACTTGAAGAAGTAGAAGATCCTGAGCTTGGTATCGATATTGTCAATTTGGGTCTGATTTACGATACCGAGTTAGAAGATGGCGTTTTAAAAGTAACGATGACATTGACAGCAATGGGATGCCCTTTAGCAGGAACGATTGCAAACGATGTTCGTAATGCGTTAATCGATTTTGATGAGGTTAAAGATGTGGACGTTAATATCGTTTGGAATCCACCTTGGACGAAGGATAAAATGTCCAGATATGCAAAAATCGCTCTCGGCATTCAATAA
- the glp gene encoding gephyrin-like molybdotransferase Glp yields MVAERRSPIQIGEGVRRVLKYSLHKTSEQVAIEKSLYRILAEDLIADHDVPPFNRSPYDGFALKAEDTENASQQHPIFLKVIDEIGAGEVSTATVDRGEAVRIMTGAAIPEGANAVAMFEVVKEQEQDGNQTIEVGRRFSKGQNISRRGEDTSEGTRLLKKGTTITPGVIALLATFGYKYVSVYEKPRVGIFATGTELLDIDEPLQSGKIRNSNAYMIASQVEKMGGEPVYFGKLKDDFEACFVAVTKSLSEVDVLITTGGVSVGDYDYLPAIYKKLGANVLFNKLAMRPGSVTTVAEYNGKLLFGLSGNPSACFVGGELFVRPFLKQSYGDLPYLAKTKAVLQTDFPKANPFTRLVRSRVEFTTNGIEVQPTGLDKSSSVTSIAEANAFIMFPGGTRSFEKGATVDVLLFDQQSGINPWNE; encoded by the coding sequence ATGGTCGCAGAAAGAAGAAGTCCGATTCAAATTGGAGAAGGAGTTAGGCGTGTTCTTAAGTATTCATTACATAAAACAAGTGAACAAGTAGCGATTGAAAAAAGTTTGTACAGAATATTGGCGGAGGATTTGATTGCGGATCACGATGTGCCCCCATTCAATCGCTCCCCATACGATGGCTTTGCACTAAAAGCTGAAGATACCGAAAATGCCTCGCAACAGCATCCGATATTTTTAAAGGTTATCGATGAAATTGGAGCTGGTGAGGTCTCGACAGCAACAGTTGATCGTGGTGAAGCCGTTCGAATAATGACCGGAGCGGCAATCCCTGAAGGTGCAAACGCAGTAGCAATGTTTGAGGTTGTGAAGGAACAAGAACAGGATGGAAATCAAACAATTGAAGTAGGTCGCCGATTTTCAAAAGGACAAAACATTTCCAGAAGAGGTGAAGATACATCCGAGGGTACACGTCTTTTAAAAAAAGGTACAACAATAACCCCGGGTGTCATCGCACTTCTTGCAACATTCGGGTATAAGTATGTTTCAGTTTATGAAAAACCTCGAGTCGGAATTTTTGCCACAGGGACAGAATTGCTGGATATTGATGAGCCGCTTCAATCAGGCAAGATCAGAAACAGCAACGCATATATGATCGCCTCCCAGGTTGAAAAAATGGGTGGCGAGCCTGTTTATTTTGGGAAGCTGAAGGACGATTTTGAAGCCTGTTTTGTTGCGGTTACAAAATCTTTGAGTGAGGTTGACGTACTTATTACAACTGGCGGCGTTTCAGTCGGAGATTATGATTATTTACCTGCAATCTATAAAAAACTCGGTGCCAATGTGCTGTTTAATAAATTAGCGATGAGGCCAGGTAGTGTTACGACAGTGGCTGAATATAACGGTAAGCTTTTATTTGGTCTTTCAGGAAACCCATCTGCTTGTTTTGTCGGTGGTGAATTGTTTGTCCGTCCGTTTTTAAAGCAATCCTACGGGGATCTCCCCTATCTTGCGAAAACAAAAGCAGTGCTGCAGACCGATTTTCCGAAGGCGAATCCTTTTACCCGATTGGTTCGGAGCAGGGTGGAATTCACTACGAACGGTATAGAAGTTCAGCCGACCGGGTTGGATAAGTCCAGTTCTGTCACCTCAATTGCAGAGGCGAATGCATTTATCATGTTCCCAGGTGGTACGAGGAGTTTCGAAAAAGGGGCAACCGTCGACGTATTGTTGTTTGATCAGCAGAGTGGGATTAACCCATGGAACGAATAG
- a CDS encoding beta-ketoacyl-ACP synthase III produces MNAGVIGIGRYVPDRVLTNEDLEKIVDTSDEWIRSRTGIEERRIADDDMDTSHLAELAAKNALEDAEIPAEELDMILVATVTGDYGFPSVACLIQERLGAKNAVAMDVSAACAGFIYGMITAKQYIESGTYKKILVVGVEKLSKITNWEDRNTAVLFGDGAGAAIIAPVSEGRGILSFDMGSDGSGAKHLYQNGQHLYMSGREVFKFAVRQMPESSLKVVEKAGLEKEDVDFLIPHQANIRIMEAARERLGLPSEKMAYTVQKYGNTSSSSIPIALVESVMDGKIKEDDVLVLVGFGGGLTWGAVALKWGK; encoded by the coding sequence ATGAATGCAGGAGTAATCGGTATTGGCAGGTATGTTCCGGATCGTGTACTGACCAATGAAGACCTTGAGAAAATAGTGGATACTTCAGATGAATGGATTCGTTCACGAACGGGAATAGAAGAACGTAGAATTGCTGATGATGATATGGATACTTCCCATCTGGCTGAACTAGCTGCGAAAAATGCTCTTGAAGATGCGGAAATCCCAGCAGAAGAACTTGATATGATTCTTGTAGCTACTGTAACAGGAGACTATGGTTTTCCGTCTGTAGCATGTTTAATCCAGGAACGACTTGGTGCCAAGAACGCAGTTGCCATGGATGTTAGTGCAGCGTGCGCTGGATTTATCTATGGTATGATAACTGCAAAACAATATATTGAATCAGGTACGTATAAAAAAATTCTTGTTGTCGGTGTAGAAAAACTTTCTAAAATTACGAATTGGGAAGACCGAAACACGGCCGTATTATTTGGTGACGGTGCCGGCGCAGCTATAATCGCTCCTGTATCTGAGGGTAGAGGAATCCTTTCATTTGATATGGGTTCAGATGGATCAGGCGCAAAACATCTTTATCAAAACGGACAACACCTGTATATGAGTGGCCGAGAGGTGTTTAAGTTTGCCGTACGACAAATGCCGGAATCATCCTTAAAGGTTGTTGAAAAGGCTGGTCTTGAAAAGGAAGATGTGGACTTCCTCATTCCTCATCAGGCAAACATTCGAATTATGGAAGCAGCACGGGAACGTCTTGGACTCCCAAGTGAAAAAATGGCTTACACTGTTCAAAAATATGGAAACACTTCTTCATCATCAATTCCGATCGCATTGGTTGAATCTGTAATGGATGGTAAAATAAAAGAAGATGATGTACTCGTACTTGTTGGTTTTGGCGGTGGCCTCACCTGGGGCGCGGTTGCATTGAAATGGGGAAAATAG
- a CDS encoding BMP family ABC transporter substrate-binding protein → MKLLKPFLIVALVLTLTGCQDALGQERLEGVGLLIEDTINDQGWGTKGYKGLLQVKNRFDTTVFYREEIKSKQQVTEAVTEFEKDGVNLVFGHGKIYASIFQTIKADFPDIHFVSFNGKVSGDGITSIHFDSYAMGYFAGVLSGAMSQSGQVGMIAAFPWQPEVTGFREGVNVYNSEAEATIQFVENWSDTDKALSIMDEMEKIGVDVYYPAGDGYTIPVIKHVKNQGNYAIGFVSNMADLGKQTVLTSTVQHVDLLYVKIAKQFNNGTLESGNRHYDFQDEVISLAPFSDVVPKKLQKKLKQAVSTYKETGKLPAP, encoded by the coding sequence ATGAAACTATTGAAGCCGTTCCTAATAGTAGCCCTGGTCCTTACACTTACGGGATGCCAGGATGCACTTGGTCAAGAGCGTTTAGAAGGCGTCGGTTTGTTAATCGAAGATACAATCAATGACCAAGGTTGGGGAACTAAGGGATACAAAGGCTTGCTTCAAGTAAAAAATCGGTTTGATACAACAGTATTTTATCGAGAAGAAATCAAATCGAAGCAGCAAGTGACCGAAGCTGTCACCGAGTTTGAAAAAGACGGGGTTAATCTTGTTTTCGGTCACGGGAAAATCTACGCGTCTATTTTTCAAACCATAAAAGCAGACTTTCCGGACATTCATTTTGTAAGTTTTAATGGTAAAGTAAGCGGTGATGGAATTACGAGTATACACTTTGACTCATATGCGATGGGGTATTTTGCAGGGGTTCTATCCGGTGCCATGTCACAAAGTGGGCAGGTTGGGATGATTGCCGCATTTCCTTGGCAGCCTGAAGTCACAGGGTTTCGGGAAGGGGTCAACGTTTATAACTCAGAGGCTGAAGCAACTATTCAGTTTGTTGAAAATTGGAGTGATACGGATAAAGCCTTAAGTATCATGGATGAAATGGAGAAGATTGGTGTTGACGTCTATTATCCTGCTGGGGATGGTTATACAATTCCGGTAATTAAGCATGTTAAGAATCAAGGGAACTATGCCATCGGCTTTGTCTCAAATATGGCTGATCTAGGGAAACAGACCGTCTTAACAAGTACTGTACAGCATGTAGACCTTTTATATGTGAAAATCGCAAAACAGTTTAATAATGGAACGCTTGAATCCGGCAATCGGCATTATGATTTTCAAGATGAAGTGATTTCGTTGGCTCCATTCAGCGATGTAGTACCGAAAAAGCTTCAAAAAAAGTTGAAGCAAGCTGTTTCTACCTATAAGGAGACGGGGAAACTTCCAGCCCCATAA
- a CDS encoding ComZ family protein yields MDQERNMKFMQIAMAHLPEAKQMMEQKGVEFSMEDIQPMLNMLMNVMNDAYELGKEEAGE; encoded by the coding sequence ATGGATCAAGAACGAAATATGAAATTCATGCAAATTGCGATGGCGCATTTGCCTGAAGCAAAGCAAATGATGGAACAAAAAGGAGTTGAATTTTCTATGGAGGATATTCAACCGATGCTAAATATGCTTATGAACGTAATGAACGATGCCTATGAGCTTGGAAAAGAAGAAGCTGGGGAATAG
- the mobB gene encoding molybdopterin-guanine dinucleotide biosynthesis protein B — protein MERIDPVPILQVVGFKNSGKTSVIEKVLHVLNRKGYKAGVIKHHGHGGKPDSIDLNGTDTDRFQQSGANVTAVEGNGMIQMQINTSQENSLSLLTGLYKQLPIDFILIEGYKVAPYPKVIIYKTAEEKNQLLRLRNIVAMIGPSAEDLGNNLKPAFSMDKPEHYIPFFEEFIKRS, from the coding sequence ATGGAACGAATAGATCCTGTACCTATCTTGCAAGTGGTGGGCTTTAAAAACAGCGGGAAAACATCCGTGATCGAAAAGGTTTTACACGTATTAAATAGGAAAGGCTATAAAGCGGGGGTCATTAAGCATCATGGACATGGCGGTAAGCCTGATTCGATTGATTTGAACGGAACGGATACCGACCGCTTTCAACAATCTGGGGCGAATGTTACTGCTGTAGAAGGAAATGGTATGATTCAAATGCAAATCAACACTTCTCAGGAAAATTCGTTATCCTTACTGACGGGATTGTATAAGCAGCTTCCAATTGATTTCATATTGATTGAAGGATATAAAGTGGCTCCATATCCAAAAGTGATCATCTACAAAACAGCAGAAGAAAAGAATCAGTTGCTCCGTTTAAGAAATATTGTCGCCATGATCGGTCCATCGGCTGAGGATTTGGGAAACAACCTAAAGCCTGCATTTTCCATGGATAAACCTGAACATTATATACCATTTTTTGAAGAGTTTATAAAGCGGAGCTGA
- a CDS encoding YjzC family protein, whose protein sequence is MGQNRQFTHGQKAPNNGVYVEIGETGSMVNDPKELKLQAGDEFPETSNHNRKWTYKRKP, encoded by the coding sequence ATGGGACAGAACAGGCAATTTACTCACGGACAAAAAGCACCGAACAACGGTGTATATGTTGAAATCGGTGAGACTGGAAGCATGGTGAATGATCCGAAGGAATTAAAACTTCAAGCAGGAGATGAATTTCCTGAAACGAGTAATCACAATCGGAAATGGACATATAAGAGGAAACCATAA
- a CDS encoding basic amino acid ABC transporter substrate-binding protein — MKKNSFKGFLMIVLIGLLGLIAACGGSGSGTGGGKEKLEVVTDAAYAPFESMDGETIVGFDVDFLDAVMKEAGYDFELKNIGWDPLFAAIQGETADLGISAITINDDRKQTYDFSVPYFESRNMILVPEGSDIKSAEDLVGKVVAVQNGTTGQEAVEGLLGQNHDDIKKFDNNVLAIMELLKGGADAVVADNSVVQAYVKNNPDKKLVTIADEDSFDPEFYGLMFPKGSELKADFDKAIKAVIEDGTYSKVYKEWFGEEPNLKTLKAQLEQ; from the coding sequence ATGAAAAAGAATTCGTTTAAAGGTTTTTTAATGATAGTTTTAATCGGCCTGTTAGGGCTAATAGCGGCTTGTGGTGGAAGCGGAAGCGGAACCGGAGGCGGGAAGGAAAAATTAGAGGTTGTAACGGATGCGGCATATGCCCCATTCGAGTCTATGGATGGTGAAACGATTGTTGGCTTTGACGTTGATTTTCTAGATGCTGTCATGAAAGAAGCCGGATACGATTTTGAATTGAAGAACATCGGATGGGATCCATTATTCGCTGCGATTCAAGGGGAAACAGCCGATCTTGGGATTTCGGCAATTACAATTAACGATGATCGTAAGCAAACCTATGACTTTTCAGTACCATACTTCGAATCGCGAAACATGATTCTAGTCCCGGAAGGCAGCGATATCAAAAGCGCTGAGGATTTAGTAGGTAAAGTTGTAGCTGTCCAAAATGGTACGACAGGGCAGGAAGCTGTAGAAGGTCTTTTAGGCCAGAACCATGATGATATCAAAAAGTTCGATAATAACGTACTAGCAATCATGGAGCTTTTAAAAGGCGGGGCGGATGCGGTCGTCGCTGATAACTCTGTCGTTCAAGCGTATGTTAAGAACAATCCAGATAAAAAGCTGGTAACGATTGCGGATGAGGATAGCTTTGACCCAGAATTCTACGGTCTGATGTTTCCTAAAGGAAGTGAGCTTAAAGCAGATTTTGATAAGGCGATTAAAGCTGTGATTGAGGATGGCACATACTCGAAAGTTTATAAAGAATGGTTTGGAGAAGAACCGAATCTTAAAACTTTGAAAGCTCAATTGGAACAGTAG
- a CDS encoding molybdenum cofactor biosynthesis protein MoaE yields the protein MFMITKETIDLNDVIESVVHAHAGAINTFIGTVRELTNDKRTLYLEYDAYIPMAEKKLEQIGTEIQNQWKDARVSIIHRIGRLEISDVAVAIAVSTPHRADSYAASRFAIERIKEIVPIWKKEHWEDGQQWIGDQLEKNEYPQGKPGEEHLND from the coding sequence ATGTTTATGATAACAAAAGAAACAATCGACTTGAATGATGTCATTGAAAGTGTCGTGCACGCTCATGCCGGCGCGATCAATACTTTTATCGGAACCGTCCGTGAACTGACAAACGACAAACGGACTTTATATTTAGAATATGATGCATATATTCCAATGGCGGAAAAGAAGCTTGAGCAGATCGGAACTGAAATTCAAAATCAATGGAAAGATGCACGTGTTTCGATTATCCACAGAATCGGGAGACTGGAAATATCTGATGTTGCAGTGGCAATCGCAGTATCGACACCCCATCGAGCGGATTCTTATGCAGCGAGCCGCTTTGCAATCGAACGTATAAAAGAAATCGTCCCAATATGGAAGAAAGAGCATTGGGAAGATGGACAGCAATGGATTGGAGATCAACTTGAAAAAAACGAGTACCCTCAGGGCAAACCGGGAGAGGAGCATTTGAATGATTAA
- a CDS encoding NAD(P)-dependent oxidoreductase, protein MKKVLITGVAGEVGFPLCENLLDLGVDVFGIDIPQERTSERIDMIGRNALFHFTPNKIEEVDWNTMEQTDVIYHFAQTYPASNRFSELKELIASHQRNIKNIVSFAEVNHTKVILLSTIEVYGNTYQQITDDTKPSPTSLYGTIMLAEENFLSEYSRVGDLDYVILRVPFVKKIAHPIEEHCRNIDRTEQEKVSNQNMEFINGHTIEVQDLLHVLIAAGTTNNVKGIVPVPGQTTDNPSYSIKSTKFAELSVHL, encoded by the coding sequence ATGAAAAAAGTACTGATTACAGGAGTGGCAGGGGAAGTTGGATTCCCGTTGTGTGAGAATCTGTTGGATTTAGGAGTTGATGTATTTGGGATCGACATTCCTCAAGAACGGACGAGTGAGCGAATTGACATGATTGGAAGAAATGCATTATTTCATTTCACACCTAACAAAATAGAGGAAGTGGATTGGAATACGATGGAGCAAACAGATGTCATTTATCATTTTGCACAAACGTATCCTGCATCCAATCGATTCTCAGAATTGAAAGAGCTGATTGCCAGCCATCAAAGAAATATAAAGAACATTGTATCGTTTGCGGAGGTTAATCATACGAAAGTCATACTTCTTAGTACAATAGAGGTCTATGGAAATACGTATCAACAAATCACGGATGATACAAAGCCTAGTCCCACAAGCCTTTATGGGACGATTATGCTAGCTGAAGAGAATTTTTTATCCGAATATTCGAGGGTCGGGGACTTGGATTACGTGATTCTAAGAGTCCCGTTCGTAAAAAAGATTGCGCATCCAATCGAAGAACACTGTAGAAATATTGACAGAACGGAGCAAGAAAAAGTTTCTAACCAAAATATGGAATTTATAAATGGCCATACAATCGAAGTTCAAGATCTATTGCATGTATTAATTGCAGCTGGTACAACAAATAATGTTAAAGGGATTGTTCCGGTTCCGGGGCAGACTACAGACAACCCATCTTATTCAATAAAAAGCACTAAATTTGCCGAATTGTCAGTACATTTGTAG
- a CDS encoding amino acid ABC transporter permease codes for MDFRFDIIKEYGNLFLEGTLLTIGLSLAGIFIGLILGLFIGIGKLSKRNLINMPLDWYITFFRGTPLFVQILLIHFGVVPFLIGDTNAVIAGIASLSLNAAAYIAEIFRAGIQSIDKGQMEAARSLGMKYRESMRYVILPQAVKRMIPPLGNEFVVLIKESSLLAVIAVPEIMYWGRAMQGQYYRVWEPYLTVALIYLVLTLTLSKVLSFVERKWATE; via the coding sequence ATGGATTTTCGCTTTGACATCATTAAGGAATATGGGAATTTATTTTTAGAAGGAACTTTATTGACGATTGGACTATCATTAGCTGGTATTTTTATCGGTCTTATACTAGGTTTATTTATTGGTATCGGGAAATTATCAAAACGAAATTTGATTAATATGCCACTAGATTGGTATATCACTTTTTTTCGAGGAACCCCGTTATTCGTACAAATTTTATTGATACATTTTGGTGTTGTTCCGTTCTTAATTGGAGATACAAATGCGGTCATTGCAGGGATTGCTTCTTTATCATTAAATGCAGCTGCCTATATCGCTGAAATATTTCGTGCAGGAATTCAGTCGATTGACAAAGGGCAAATGGAAGCAGCACGGTCTCTTGGGATGAAATATAGGGAGTCGATGCGTTACGTCATATTGCCACAAGCCGTCAAAAGGATGATCCCGCCACTCGGGAACGAATTTGTCGTATTGATAAAAGAATCCTCGTTGCTCGCAGTTATAGCTGTACCGGAGATCATGTATTGGGGGAGGGCAATGCAAGGTCAATATTACCGAGTTTGGGAACCGTATCTGACAGTTGCCTTGATCTATCTAGTTTTAACTCTAACCTTAAGTAAAGTTTTAAGCTTTGTTGAAAGAAAATGGGCAACAGAATAG
- a CDS encoding YjzD family protein, with protein sequence MRYIWTIIWSLLLTNMSFYVLSSMQGGEYHFSTACIIGFIFALFVIILGEAGVKDPETE encoded by the coding sequence ATGCGTTATATTTGGACAATCATATGGTCTCTATTACTGACAAACATGTCATTCTATGTACTAAGCTCGATGCAAGGCGGAGAATATCATTTTTCAACCGCGTGCATTATCGGTTTCATCTTCGCTTTATTTGTTATCATTCTAGGTGAAGCGGGTGTGAAAGATCCCGAAACCGAATAA
- the fabF gene encoding beta-ketoacyl-ACP synthase II, which produces MGKRVVITGLGTISPLGNDVETTWRNIIDGKSGIGELTRKDKELFPAKVAGEATEFDPEVFMDRKDARKMDRFTQFAIAASLMAVKDADLTITEEIAPRVGVWIGSGIGGMETYEQQFKVFMEKGHRRVSPFFVPMMIPDMASGQVSIMLGAKGINSCTVTACASGANSIGDAFKAIQRGDADVMVTGGSEAPITSMALAGFSSAKALSTNPDADSASRPFDANRDGFVMGEGAGILILESLESAQKRGAKIYAEITGYGATGDAYHITQPAPGGEGGVRAMNIALNDAGLKPEEVDYLNAHGTSTDYNDKYETIAIKNVFGEHANKLAISSTKSMTGHLLGAAGGLEAVLSVKAIQDNIMPPTINYETPDPECDLDYVPNEARKAEVNTVMSNSLGFGGHNVALVFKRFSN; this is translated from the coding sequence ATGGGTAAACGAGTTGTTATTACAGGACTCGGCACGATTTCTCCACTAGGAAACGATGTTGAGACTACATGGAGAAATATCATTGACGGAAAATCCGGAATCGGTGAACTGACCCGTAAGGATAAAGAGCTATTTCCTGCTAAAGTTGCCGGGGAAGCAACAGAATTCGATCCAGAAGTATTTATGGACCGGAAAGACGCTCGAAAAATGGACCGTTTTACACAGTTTGCAATAGCTGCATCACTTATGGCCGTCAAAGATGCCGATTTGACGATTACCGAAGAGATTGCACCAAGAGTCGGTGTTTGGATCGGTTCAGGGATTGGCGGAATGGAAACGTATGAACAGCAATTCAAGGTATTTATGGAAAAAGGACATCGGAGAGTCAGCCCATTCTTCGTACCGATGATGATTCCAGATATGGCGTCAGGACAAGTATCGATCATGCTTGGCGCAAAAGGAATTAATTCATGTACCGTAACCGCATGTGCTTCCGGAGCAAACTCAATCGGTGATGCATTTAAAGCGATTCAACGAGGTGATGCTGATGTAATGGTTACTGGAGGAAGTGAAGCGCCGATTACAAGCATGGCACTTGCTGGATTCTCATCTGCAAAGGCGCTTTCAACAAATCCTGATGCCGATTCTGCAAGCCGTCCATTTGATGCAAACCGTGATGGATTCGTAATGGGTGAAGGAGCAGGTATTCTCATTTTAGAATCACTTGAATCTGCACAAAAGCGCGGTGCGAAAATTTATGCAGAGATCACAGGATATGGAGCTACAGGTGACGCATACCACATCACGCAACCAGCACCTGGTGGAGAAGGTGGCGTCCGAGCGATGAACATCGCGCTGAACGATGCTGGACTGAAGCCTGAAGAAGTGGATTATCTGAATGCTCACGGTACAAGCACCGACTATAATGATAAATATGAAACGATAGCAATTAAAAATGTTTTTGGAGAGCATGCAAATAAGCTTGCAATCAGCTCAACCAAGTCAATGACAGGACATTTACTGGGAGCAGCTGGTGGGCTCGAAGCCGTGCTTTCAGTCAAGGCTATTCAAGATAACATCATGCCACCAACGATCAACTATGAAACACCAGATCCAGAATGTGATCTTGATTATGTACCAAATGAAGCCCGCAAGGCTGAAGTGAACACTGTAATGAGTAATTCACTAGGCTTTGGCGGACATAACGTTGCACTCGTCTTCAAACGATTCTCAAATTAA
- a CDS encoding DUF2922 domain-containing protein, with protein MAKQIELLFENLEGKTVRISLDEPIEPTDPVAINAAMDQIILDNALTSSGGDLVTKKGARIVERNVTDIPLA; from the coding sequence ATGGCGAAACAAATTGAATTGCTTTTTGAAAACTTAGAGGGAAAAACAGTTCGGATTTCTTTAGATGAGCCTATAGAACCGACGGATCCAGTAGCAATCAATGCAGCAATGGATCAAATCATCCTAGATAACGCATTGACGTCTTCAGGCGGGGATCTTGTTACCAAAAAAGGAGCACGAATCGTTGAGCGAAACGTCACAGACATCCCTTTAGCATAA